One window of the Zea mays cultivar B73 chromosome 3, Zm-B73-REFERENCE-NAM-5.0, whole genome shotgun sequence genome contains the following:
- the LOC100217184 gene encoding gamma carbonic anhydrase 1 mitochondrial isoform X1: MAGLGKAMYAVGFWIRETGQALDRLGCRLQGKYFFHEQISRHRTIMNIFDKTPHVHKDAFVAPSASLIGDVQVGSGASIWYGCVLRGDANIIQIGSGTNIQDNSLIHVAKSNLSGKVFPTTIGNNVTVGHSAVLQGCTVEDEAFVGIGATLLDGVVVEKHGMVAAGALVRQNTRIPCGEVWGGNPAKFLRKLTDDEISFIAESAANYSNLSKVHAAENAKPLEKIEFEKVLGKKFAHQDEYDSSIGVAEGAPPELTSPNPAQ, translated from the exons ATGGCGGGTCTGGGAAAGGCGATGTACGCGGTGGGGTTCTGGATCCGGGAGACTGGCCAGGCCCTCGACCGCCTGGGCTGCCGCCTGCAGGGCAAGTACTTCTTCCACGAGCAGA TTTCAAGGCATCGCACCATCATGAATATCTTTGACAAAACCCCTCATGTGCATAAAGACGCATTTGTTGCTCCAAGTGCATCCCTTATTGGCGATGTTCAAGTCGGGTCAGGAGCTTCCATTTGGTATGGGTGCGTCTTAAGAG GGGATGCAAACATCATACAAATTGGATCTGGGACCAATATACAAGACAATTCTCTTATACATGTGGCTAAATCTAATCTAAGTGGGAAGGTCTTTCCAACAACCATTGGTAATAACGTCACAGTAG GTCATAGTGCTGTGTTACAAGGATGCACGGTTGAGGATGAGGCTTTTGTTGGCATTGGGGCAACCCTATTAGATGGTGTTGTTGTTGAAAAGCACGGAATGGTGGCTGCTGGAGCCCTCGTACGACAGAATACTAGGATCCCTTGTGGAGAG GTATGGGGAGGGAACCCTGCCAAATTTCTGAGGAAGCTCACAGATGACGAGATCAGTTTCATTGCGGAATCAGCTGCCAACTATTCCAATCTGTCCAAGGTCCATGCTGCTGAGAATGCCAAACCTCTTGAAAAGATCGAGTTTGAGAAGGTGTTGGGCAAGAAGTTTGCTCACCAGGATGAGTATGATTCCTCGATTGGCGTCGCTGAAGGGGCACCACCAGAGCTCACGTCCCCAAATCCAGCCCAATGA
- the LOC100217184 gene encoding Gamma carbonic anhydrase 1 mitochondrial (The RefSeq protein has 1 substitution compared to this genomic sequence), translating into MAGLGKAMYAVGFWIRETGQALDRLGCRLQGKYFFHEQISRHRTIMNIFDKTPHVHKDAFVAPSASLIGDVQVGSGASIWYGCVLRGDANIIQIGSGTNIQDNSLIHVAKSNLSGKVFPTTIGNNVTVGHSAVLQGCTVEDEAFVGIGATLLDGVVVEKHGMVAAGALVRQNTRIPCGEVEHTSSTVLCFEFLIKPSQAPLPFLFHRLVSPRQGFLVMMEPQ; encoded by the exons ATGGCGGGTCTGGGAAAGGCGATGTACGCGGTGGGGTTCTGGATCCGGGAGACTGGCCAGGCCCTCGACCGCCTGGGCTGCCGCCTGCAGGGCAAGTACTTCTTCCACGAGCAGA TTTCAAGGCATCGCACCATCATGAATATCTTTGACAAAACCCCTCATGTGCATAAAGACGCATTTGTTGCTCCAAGTGCATCCCTTATTGGCGATGTTCAAGTCGGGTCAGGAGCTTCCATTTGGTATGGGTGCGTCTTAAGAG GGGATGCAAACATCATACAAATTGGATCTGGGACCAATATACAAGACAATTCTCTTATACATGTGGCTAAATCTAATCTAAGTGGGAAGGTCTTTCCAACAACCATTGGTAATAACGTCACAGTAG GTCATAGTGCTGTGTTACAAGGATGCACGGTTGAGGATGAGGCTTTTGTTGGCATTGGGGCAACCCTATTAGATGGTGTTGTTGTTGAAAAGCACGGAATGGTGGCTGCTGGAGCCCTCGTACGACAGAATACTAGGATCCCTTGTGGAGAGGTTGAGCACACTTCCTCAACTGTCCTTTGCTTTGGGTTCTTAATTAAGCCGTCTCAAGCACCTTTACCTTTTTTATTTCATCGACTAGTTTCACCAAGACAGGGTTTTCTTGTGATGATGGAACCCCAATGA
- the LOC100217184 gene encoding gamma carbonic anhydrase 1 mitochondrial isoform X2: MAGLGKAMYAVGFWIRETGQALDRLGCRLQGKYFFHEQRDANIIQIGSGTNIQDNSLIHVAKSNLSGKVFPTTIGNNVTVGHSAVLQGCTVEDEAFVGIGATLLDGVVVEKHGMVAAGALVRQNTRIPCGEVWGGNPAKFLRKLTDDEISFIAESAANYSNLSKVHAAENAKPLEKIEFEKVLGKKFAHQDEYDSSIGVAEGAPPELTSPNPAQ, encoded by the exons ATGGCGGGTCTGGGAAAGGCGATGTACGCGGTGGGGTTCTGGATCCGGGAGACTGGCCAGGCCCTCGACCGCCTGGGCTGCCGCCTGCAGGGCAAGTACTTCTTCCACGAGCAGA GGGATGCAAACATCATACAAATTGGATCTGGGACCAATATACAAGACAATTCTCTTATACATGTGGCTAAATCTAATCTAAGTGGGAAGGTCTTTCCAACAACCATTGGTAATAACGTCACAGTAG GTCATAGTGCTGTGTTACAAGGATGCACGGTTGAGGATGAGGCTTTTGTTGGCATTGGGGCAACCCTATTAGATGGTGTTGTTGTTGAAAAGCACGGAATGGTGGCTGCTGGAGCCCTCGTACGACAGAATACTAGGATCCCTTGTGGAGAG GTATGGGGAGGGAACCCTGCCAAATTTCTGAGGAAGCTCACAGATGACGAGATCAGTTTCATTGCGGAATCAGCTGCCAACTATTCCAATCTGTCCAAGGTCCATGCTGCTGAGAATGCCAAACCTCTTGAAAAGATCGAGTTTGAGAAGGTGTTGGGCAAGAAGTTTGCTCACCAGGATGAGTATGATTCCTCGATTGGCGTCGCTGAAGGGGCACCACCAGAGCTCACGTCCCCAAATCCAGCCCAATGA